One Mailhella massiliensis DNA segment encodes these proteins:
- a CDS encoding tyrosine-type recombinase/integrase gives MGGKFFSTTQPGVFYRILKQKDPATGKPDCSFYISKPDDFGVPHWITVGRKSEGMTPRKAAALKNGESQKNLISSKSRAYTIGNAIEDYVLWASNQGKITDRPLDQYDFHCKQLIHNIPLRSFRPEQAEALKVRLMKKSISNQSVHHMLAFLRRAINYAIGMGKATHNPFRVLPGGVFRMPVLDNKRLRFLTPEECRILLAALKNASPQTYYMAQLSLKTGMRATEIFRLQWTDIDAMSCCLHIRAKGGRKEVVSAPREVIEMLLSMPRIEASPYCFPMPDGSIRNRTPATFNHVVARLGMQVPKESPYHISFHVFRHTFASWLAQSGQVTLHELMHLMRHRSIEMTQRYAHLIPSEITGKLSLVSRMLSQ, from the coding sequence ATGGGAGGCAAGTTTTTCAGCACGACTCAGCCGGGAGTATTTTACAGAATCCTCAAGCAAAAAGATCCGGCAACCGGAAAGCCTGACTGTTCTTTTTATATCTCCAAGCCGGATGACTTCGGAGTGCCCCATTGGATAACCGTCGGACGTAAAAGCGAGGGCATGACTCCCAGAAAAGCCGCAGCTCTGAAAAATGGGGAATCTCAAAAAAATCTGATCTCCAGTAAAAGCAGAGCCTACACTATAGGAAATGCGATTGAAGACTATGTGTTGTGGGCTTCCAATCAAGGGAAAATTACTGACCGACCTTTGGATCAGTATGACTTTCATTGTAAGCAGCTTATCCATAATATTCCTTTGCGTTCTTTCCGTCCTGAACAGGCTGAGGCCCTGAAAGTACGGCTGATGAAAAAGAGCATCTCGAATCAGAGCGTTCATCATATGCTGGCCTTTCTGCGCCGGGCCATCAATTATGCCATAGGTATGGGAAAAGCCACGCATAACCCTTTTCGAGTTCTTCCAGGCGGGGTTTTTCGTATGCCTGTTCTCGATAATAAGCGCCTCCGGTTTTTGACACCGGAAGAGTGCCGTATCCTTCTGGCGGCCTTGAAAAACGCGAGTCCCCAGACTTACTACATGGCCCAGCTTAGTCTGAAGACCGGCATGAGAGCCACGGAAATTTTTCGTTTGCAGTGGACCGACATTGATGCCATGTCCTGCTGCCTCCATATCCGTGCAAAGGGAGGACGAAAGGAGGTTGTATCGGCTCCGCGGGAAGTGATAGAGATGCTTTTGAGTATGCCCAGGATTGAGGCCTCCCCATATTGTTTCCCTATGCCGGATGGAAGCATACGAAACCGAACACCCGCAACCTTCAACCATGTCGTTGCCCGTCTCGGTATGCAGGTGCCCAAGGAGTCGCCGTATCACATTTCGTTCCATGTTTTCAGGCACACCTTTGCCTCGTGGCTGGCCCAATCCGGCCAGGTGACGCTGCACGAGCTGATGCACCTTATGAGGCACAGGAGCATTGAAATGACTCAACGTTACGCCCATCTCATTCCCTCGGAAATTACCGGCAAACTGTCCTTGGTCTCTCGAATGCTCTCTCAGTAG
- a CDS encoding phage regulatory CII family protein, with the protein MKGIYPLLHRAVHKAPSGASTEQIAEALHKNPASLAQEVSPDYPHRKFGVEHLAPLVMATGDYAPLDFLARESGCVLMHMPEAKRGGHPVHVQCMESVQKFGELMTSCSDALKDGKITSDEADSLDDAGYEAIRGILMLLQEARHAAKEDMIWKS; encoded by the coding sequence ATGAAAGGCATTTACCCTCTTCTGCATAGAGCCGTGCACAAAGCGCCTTCGGGAGCATCAACGGAACAGATTGCCGAAGCCTTGCATAAGAATCCGGCGTCTCTGGCTCAGGAAGTAAGTCCCGATTATCCTCATAGGAAATTTGGGGTTGAACACCTTGCCCCTCTCGTCATGGCGACGGGGGACTATGCGCCTCTCGACTTTCTGGCAAGAGAATCCGGCTGTGTTCTCATGCATATGCCTGAAGCAAAACGCGGAGGGCATCCCGTGCACGTTCAGTGCATGGAGAGTGTGCAGAAGTTCGGGGAGTTGATGACCAGTTGCAGCGACGCTCTCAAAGATGGGAAAATTACTTCCGACGAGGCTGATAGCCTTGATGACGCCGGGTATGAAGCCATTCGCGGCATACTCATGCTGTTGCAGGAGGCCAGACACGCGGCCAAGGAAGATATGATATGGAAGAGCTGA
- a CDS encoding GIY-YIG nuclease family protein has protein sequence MAGGKWSVYLLLCADGTLYCGITLDVARRTAMHNGLLPGGAKYTRGRRPVRLLSCAGGFRREEALRMERKIKKLPREKKLAALEGAERPGEAPAAEKVPFSPEREAMTRS, from the coding sequence ATGGCGGGCGGCAAATGGAGCGTGTACCTTCTTCTTTGTGCCGACGGCACGCTCTACTGCGGCATAACGCTTGATGTGGCCCGCCGAACAGCCATGCACAACGGGCTTCTTCCGGGCGGCGCGAAGTACACGAGGGGCCGCAGGCCGGTACGCCTTCTGTCCTGTGCCGGAGGCTTCCGTCGTGAGGAGGCCCTCAGGATGGAGAGGAAGATAAAGAAGCTTCCGCGCGAAAAAAAGCTCGCCGCTCTGGAAGGGGCGGAACGGCCCGGGGAAGCGCCTGCGGCGGAGAAGGTTCCTTTTTCCCCGGAAAGGGAAGCGATGACGCGCTCTTGA
- a CDS encoding DNA-binding protein has protein sequence MLLRAAHEYVTLHEAVKIFPFTKRQLDYWRKNGEGPACYVMGNSVSYKVADLEEWYQKFRREPLY, from the coding sequence ATGCTGCTGAGAGCTGCCCATGAGTATGTCACTCTTCACGAGGCTGTGAAAATTTTTCCCTTCACCAAGCGCCAGCTTGACTACTGGCGCAAAAACGGTGAAGGGCCTGCCTGCTACGTCATGGGCAACAGCGTCAGCTACAAAGTCGCCGACCTCGAAGAATGGTATCAGAAGTTTCGCCGTGAACCTCTCTACTGA
- a CDS encoding tyrosine-type recombinase/integrase, translated as MLKHFPWKRKPWRLEWRDPVSGKMRSRSFVTEGEAKNFERVQAELAQKEKELLARARRRARSNIPRYTVSEVLTAYLSRPDIRPNTAKGNIYHMHEIVRLMGHRKLASLTLDDVKAFMQAQRMRGLQQSTANRRAGILRAACNWAVREGMLKVSPLVGLRLPAAQSRRISPPTIAELDRLYAAAPPHIQRIILLGLYTGARVGASELFRLRWDQVNLSSGLIYMPCAYKSRGADGRYIPVRPDLSRILKRWKEQDGSQPWVISFRGKSVKRISASWRKLCRSVGITRPLRPYDLRHAFATLSIAGTGDIGSVAELMGHSNANMLLKVYQHIRMPAKQAAVDSIPAMKVLLSQKGRRRTMI; from the coding sequence ATGTTGAAGCATTTCCCCTGGAAGCGCAAACCGTGGCGTTTGGAGTGGCGTGACCCGGTTTCTGGAAAAATGAGGTCCCGTTCCTTTGTAACGGAAGGAGAAGCCAAAAACTTTGAGCGGGTTCAAGCTGAACTGGCTCAGAAAGAAAAAGAGCTTCTGGCCAGAGCTCGACGCAGGGCAAGGTCCAACATTCCGCGTTACACTGTCAGTGAAGTTCTGACCGCCTATCTTTCCCGGCCGGATATCCGGCCAAACACGGCCAAAGGCAATATCTATCATATGCATGAAATCGTAAGACTCATGGGTCACCGAAAGCTCGCCTCTCTCACTTTGGACGATGTAAAGGCATTCATGCAGGCACAGCGTATGCGTGGGCTTCAGCAAAGCACGGCAAACCGCCGTGCTGGTATACTTCGTGCGGCCTGTAACTGGGCTGTGCGGGAAGGAATGTTGAAAGTGAGTCCTCTGGTCGGACTGCGGCTGCCTGCTGCGCAGTCCAGGCGCATATCCCCACCGACAATAGCGGAACTGGACAGACTCTATGCAGCGGCTCCGCCACACATTCAACGGATTATCCTTCTGGGCCTGTACACCGGCGCGCGAGTCGGAGCATCGGAGCTTTTTCGGCTACGATGGGATCAGGTCAACTTGTCCTCCGGCCTGATCTATATGCCCTGTGCCTATAAATCCCGTGGAGCGGACGGGCGGTATATCCCTGTCCGGCCAGACCTTTCCCGGATATTGAAACGTTGGAAGGAACAGGACGGAAGTCAGCCATGGGTCATAAGTTTCCGGGGAAAGTCAGTCAAAAGAATTTCCGCAAGCTGGAGAAAGCTTTGCCGTTCGGTTGGTATCACAAGGCCACTTCGGCCGTATGACCTGCGTCATGCTTTCGCCACTCTTTCCATAGCCGGTACGGGTGATATTGGCTCTGTGGCGGAACTCATGGGGCATAGCAACGCGAATATGCTGCTGAAAGTCTATCAGCATATCAGAATGCCCGCCAAACAGGCCGCCGTGGACTCCATTCCCGCAATGAAGGTGCTCTTATCGCAAAAGGGAAGGCGTCGAACGATGATATAG
- a CDS encoding PD40 domain-containing protein — protein sequence MRKFLPLFHSLVILMVLALAVPCGAATMVDIYGAGQNKINLAMASPLTGPNQRATALGAELNDAITSNLNYLPFMRLTSPSAVLGGTVLSAWQGAEVDFRRFQIAGADLLVTAHWPNGDRDNSTVELRVFETYSGKFVFGNAYSGVTHSEVPNVADRFCDDLMEALTGARGFFSSSLAFVKGNGRKRDVWVVRATGRDLRQVTNIPGSAMSPSWSPDGRYVVFSHLDDSTHALGVWDRMNNTVKRVRFPGNTVIGPCFLPDNRVAVSLSTGHYPDIFLLNRQFQRERTLEQSAGIDVSPSFDATGTKMAFTSSRLGSPQVFLKDFTTGTVSRVSMEGSYNSEPCISPDGTLIAYTKATPSGFRIFVHDMVTGYEQQISFGPGRDEQPSFAPDSYFVAFTSTRSGSSQIYLTTRHGGEARQVPTGPGNASFPSWGK from the coding sequence ATGCGTAAATTCCTTCCTCTTTTCCATAGCCTCGTTATCCTTATGGTTCTGGCGCTCGCCGTGCCCTGCGGCGCCGCCACCATGGTGGACATTTACGGCGCGGGCCAGAACAAGATCAACCTGGCCATGGCCTCCCCCCTCACCGGTCCGAATCAGCGCGCCACGGCTCTCGGCGCGGAACTGAACGACGCCATCACCTCCAACCTCAACTACCTGCCCTTCATGCGCCTCACCTCGCCTTCCGCCGTTCTGGGCGGTACGGTGCTTTCCGCCTGGCAGGGCGCGGAGGTGGATTTCCGCCGCTTCCAGATCGCCGGGGCCGACCTGCTCGTCACGGCGCACTGGCCGAACGGCGACAGGGACAACAGCACCGTCGAACTGCGCGTGTTTGAAACCTATTCCGGCAAGTTCGTGTTCGGCAACGCCTATTCCGGCGTGACCCACAGCGAAGTGCCCAACGTGGCCGACCGCTTCTGCGACGACCTCATGGAAGCGCTCACCGGCGCGCGCGGCTTCTTCAGCAGCTCCCTGGCCTTCGTCAAGGGCAACGGCCGCAAGCGCGACGTGTGGGTGGTGCGCGCCACCGGCCGCGATCTGCGCCAGGTCACCAACATCCCCGGCTCGGCCATGTCTCCTTCCTGGTCGCCGGACGGCCGTTATGTGGTGTTCAGCCATCTGGACGACAGCACCCATGCCCTCGGCGTGTGGGACCGCATGAACAATACCGTCAAGCGCGTGCGCTTCCCCGGCAACACCGTCATCGGTCCGTGCTTTCTGCCCGACAACCGTGTGGCCGTGAGCCTTTCCACCGGTCACTATCCCGACATCTTCCTGCTCAACCGCCAGTTCCAGCGTGAACGCACCCTGGAACAGAGCGCCGGTATCGACGTGTCGCCCTCCTTCGACGCCACGGGCACCAAGATGGCCTTCACCTCCAGCCGCCTGGGCAGCCCGCAGGTCTTTCTGAAGGACTTCACCACCGGCACCGTTTCCCGCGTGAGCATGGAAGGTTCCTACAACTCCGAACCCTGCATCAGCCCCGACGGCACGCTCATCGCCTACACCAAGGCCACGCCTTCGGGCTTCCGCATTTTCGTGCACGACATGGTCACGGGCTACGAGCAGCAGATTTCCTTCGGCCCCGGCCGCGACGAACAGCCTTCCTTCGCTCCGGACAGCTACTTTGTGGCCTTCACCTCCACAAGAAGCGGCTCTTCCCAGATTTACCTGACCACGCGCCACGGCGGCGAAGCCAGGCAGGTTCCCACCGGGCCGGGCAACGCTTCGTTCCCGAGCTGGGGGAAGTAA
- the crcB gene encoding fluoride efflux transporter CrcB — MGSLLLVAAGGALGAACRYGAGILSAALFGRRFPVGTLLVNVAGCFIIGAVFSAVAEQAHGPLGVFLIQGFCGALTTFSTFSLDSFQLLRAGRVGSAAANVVLNMTLGLGAAALGLALFA, encoded by the coding sequence ATGGGTTCTTTGCTTCTTGTGGCTGCGGGCGGAGCGCTCGGCGCGGCGTGCCGTTACGGCGCGGGGATTCTTTCCGCGGCGCTCTTCGGCAGGCGTTTTCCCGTGGGCACGCTTCTGGTCAATGTGGCGGGCTGCTTCATCATCGGGGCCGTGTTTTCGGCCGTGGCGGAGCAGGCGCACGGGCCGCTCGGCGTTTTTCTCATTCAGGGCTTCTGCGGAGCGCTGACCACCTTTTCCACCTTTTCGCTGGATTCCTTTCAGCTTCTGCGCGCGGGGAGAGTGGGGAGCGCGGCGGCCAATGTCGTGCTCAACATGACGCTCGGCCTCGGCGCGGCGGCGCTCGGCCTTGCTCTCTTCGCGTAG
- the crcB gene encoding fluoride efflux transporter CrcB, producing the protein MKPLFRQLAAVLVGGALGAVCRVEVGGLVTEAAGAVLPVGILCVNMAGSFLLGLLMGAASRSRSGYPTATAFFATGFFGGFTTFSSFALDTVLLWKAGDMMFALLNVALNGICCIALAGLGWKLAAKPENPA; encoded by the coding sequence ATGAAACCATTGTTCAGGCAGCTTGCGGCCGTGCTCGTCGGCGGAGCGCTCGGCGCGGTGTGCCGCGTGGAAGTCGGCGGTCTGGTGACGGAAGCCGCGGGTGCGGTGCTGCCCGTGGGCATTTTGTGCGTCAACATGGCCGGTTCCTTCCTGCTCGGCCTGCTCATGGGCGCGGCCTCCCGTTCCCGTTCCGGCTATCCTACGGCCACGGCCTTTTTCGCCACCGGTTTTTTCGGCGGATTCACCACCTTTTCCTCCTTTGCGCTGGATACCGTCCTGCTCTGGAAGGCGGGGGACATGATGTTCGCGCTGCTCAACGTGGCGCTCAACGGCATCTGCTGCATCGCGCTTGCGGGACTCGGCTGGAAGCTTGCGGCAAAGCCGGAAAATCCGGCGTGA
- a CDS encoding phage tail protein produces MPSVPLIVTDAGIAEVINAEANGTAPVKLTEIGLGSGQYTATTGQTGLVSEFKRLDTVAGGGIGDNTLHVSVTDESDDTYTVHEIGLFTESGTLFAVYAQSQPIIQKASASWMMLSLDIALVGVSVDSVTFGDTNFFLPSATTEMQGIVELATDAETQTGTDTSRAVTPKALASRTATESRTGIAEIATQDEANAGTDDSRMITPKKLAGRTATDARAGIVKLATEEEVQDGTDTSKAVTPAGLASRTATDTRAGIVELATAAETQAGKDTTRAVTPARLASRTATESRTGLAEIATQDEVDAGTDDTRIVSPKKLKAVLDGRKATATPKVAGTGSVGKSAKYALEDHVHPEQEDVSGSSGSCTGNAATATKLQNAKTIDGVSFNGSAAITHYGTCSTAADTAAKTVALSGFALVTGAVIFVRFTVTNTASNPTLNVNGTGAKAVQYRNAAISAGHLAANRVYVFVYDGTAWELVGDINTDTNTRVTQNVTGANGTYPILLGYTANNTASRTEEARYAADVKVNPSTDKILAKGLEGQITQTTWVGAAKEGGSLIEGDVSAGGFAPFIRYKSENGVFVLNGHSDGMLISYLTDANVEAGTNKVEESLEFTETGQLVSTGGFKGALSGNVTGDLKGDVTGDVKGDLTGNVTGNVTGSSGSCKGNSATATKLQTARTIDGVDFNGSAPITHYGTCSTAAGTAAKTVALTGFKLVTGAVVFVRFSATNTAANPTLNVNNTGAKAIQYRNAAISAGYLAANRTYAFVYDGSSYELVGDIDTNTTYSAASETRSGIVELATAAEVQAGTDTVRAVTPKGLVSRTATESRTGLAEIATQAEVDAGTDNSRIITPKKLAESYINDFRKSLIGSLFYFGRATLPSGFMKPDGSLVRFDDYPELEEAYNSGAFNGMILEANASATDKNTWAGKWVKHSQGLGLYLPRLSGLFLRNAGTAGRSEASGLPSLYGRASFLYREDSNTEGVFSLVDGKGSIGNLVSPGSGSLNIFWADLALNATSVNSIFGASSEVRPPNVNLVSGIYLGCPA; encoded by the coding sequence ATGCCTTCTGTGCCTCTTATTGTTACCGACGCCGGTATTGCGGAAGTCATCAACGCCGAAGCAAACGGCACTGCTCCGGTCAAGCTTACGGAGATAGGTCTGGGCTCCGGCCAGTACACGGCCACTACGGGACAGACTGGGCTGGTGAGCGAGTTCAAGCGTCTGGATACCGTCGCAGGAGGCGGTATCGGCGACAACACACTTCACGTCTCCGTCACTGATGAAAGCGACGATACGTATACAGTGCATGAGATTGGCCTCTTTACGGAAAGCGGCACACTCTTTGCCGTCTATGCCCAGTCGCAGCCCATCATTCAGAAGGCGTCGGCGTCCTGGATGATGCTTTCCCTGGATATCGCGCTTGTCGGTGTGTCCGTCGACTCCGTCACCTTCGGCGATACGAATTTTTTCCTGCCTTCCGCGACCACGGAAATGCAGGGTATCGTGGAGCTGGCAACCGATGCGGAGACTCAGACGGGGACGGATACGTCCAGGGCTGTGACTCCTAAGGCCCTTGCGTCCAGAACGGCTACGGAGTCCAGAACGGGCATCGCGGAAATCGCCACACAGGATGAAGCCAATGCCGGGACGGATGACTCGCGCATGATCACGCCTAAAAAGCTGGCCGGACGAACTGCCACGGATGCGCGCGCCGGTATCGTGAAACTGGCAACCGAGGAAGAAGTGCAGGACGGAACTGATACGTCGAAAGCTGTGACGCCCGCCGGTCTTGCTTCCAGAACCGCTACGGATACGCGTGCCGGCATTGTCGAGCTGGCTACGGCCGCTGAAACACAGGCAGGGAAGGATACGACAAGGGCAGTGACCCCCGCGAGGCTCGCCTCCAGAACTGCCACGGAGTCCAGGACCGGACTCGCAGAAATCGCCACACAGGATGAAGTCGACGCGGGCACGGATGATACACGCATCGTTTCCCCCAAAAAGCTCAAGGCGGTTCTTGACGGTAGAAAGGCCACGGCAACACCGAAGGTTGCCGGAACCGGCTCCGTCGGTAAATCTGCAAAGTATGCCCTCGAGGATCATGTGCACCCTGAGCAGGAAGACGTCTCCGGTTCTTCCGGTTCCTGTACCGGCAACGCCGCAACGGCTACCAAGCTTCAGAATGCCAAGACGATTGATGGTGTGTCTTTCAACGGCTCCGCCGCCATTACCCACTACGGCACCTGTTCCACGGCTGCGGACACAGCGGCCAAAACCGTCGCCCTGAGCGGTTTCGCTCTTGTGACCGGAGCGGTGATTTTTGTGCGGTTCACCGTGACAAACACCGCTTCCAATCCTACGCTCAATGTGAACGGCACCGGGGCCAAGGCTGTACAGTACCGCAATGCCGCCATCAGCGCAGGGCATCTTGCCGCGAACCGCGTGTACGTCTTTGTGTATGACGGTACGGCATGGGAACTTGTGGGGGATATCAATACCGATACCAATACCAGGGTAACCCAGAACGTCACTGGGGCAAACGGCACATATCCCATACTGCTCGGGTACACGGCGAATAATACGGCTTCAAGAACAGAAGAGGCAAGATACGCGGCCGATGTCAAAGTGAACCCCAGTACGGACAAGATACTTGCGAAAGGACTGGAAGGACAGATCACTCAAACGACCTGGGTAGGTGCAGCAAAGGAAGGCGGAAGCCTTATTGAGGGGGATGTAAGTGCAGGCGGCTTCGCACCGTTTATCCGGTACAAGTCGGAGAACGGTGTCTTTGTCCTGAACGGCCACAGTGATGGGATGCTTATCTCATATCTCACCGATGCGAACGTGGAAGCAGGAACGAACAAGGTTGAGGAAAGTCTTGAATTTACCGAAACAGGTCAGCTTGTGTCGACTGGCGGCTTCAAGGGGGCACTCTCTGGCAATGTTACCGGGGATCTGAAAGGTGATGTCACCGGTGATGTAAAGGGGGATCTCACGGGGAATGTTACGGGGAATGTTACGGGTTCCTCTGGTTCCTGCAAAGGCAACTCCGCGACGGCGACGAAGCTTCAGACCGCAAGAACTATCGACGGGGTGGACTTCAACGGCAGTGCACCCATTACCCATTATGGAACCTGCTCGACTGCGGCCGGTACGGCGGCAAAGACTGTTGCCTTGACGGGATTCAAGCTTGTGACTGGAGCTGTCGTGTTTGTGCGGTTTTCTGCCACCAATACGGCGGCAAATCCTACGCTCAATGTGAACAACACCGGCGCCAAGGCCATACAGTACCGGAATGCCGCCATATCCGCCGGATACCTGGCTGCAAACAGAACCTACGCTTTCGTCTACGACGGTTCCTCCTATGAGCTTGTCGGGGACATTGATACCAATACGACATATTCCGCCGCCTCGGAAACAAGGAGCGGCATTGTGGAACTGGCCACTGCCGCTGAGGTACAGGCGGGAACGGATACTGTCCGGGCGGTGACTCCGAAGGGACTTGTTTCCAGGACTGCCACGGAGTCCAGAACAGGGCTTGCGGAGATAGCCACACAGGCGGAGGTCGACGCGGGAACGGATAACAGCAGAATCATTACTCCGAAAAAGCTGGCCGAGTCGTATATCAATGACTTCCGCAAGTCGCTTATCGGCTCGCTGTTCTACTTCGGTCGGGCGACGCTTCCGTCCGGCTTCATGAAGCCCGACGGCTCCCTTGTGCGCTTTGATGACTATCCCGAACTTGAGGAAGCCTATAATAGCGGTGCCTTCAATGGGATGATTCTGGAAGCGAATGCGTCCGCAACCGACAAAAACACCTGGGCGGGAAAATGGGTGAAGCACTCGCAAGGGCTTGGATTATATCTGCCTAGACTGAGCGGACTGTTCTTGCGGAACGCGGGTACTGCGGGCCGAAGCGAAGCTTCCGGTTTACCTTCACTGTATGGTCGAGCGTCCTTTTTGTACAGGGAGGATTCAAATACAGAAGGGGTATTTTCTCTTGTTGATGGGAAAGGCTCCATTGGTAATCTTGTTAGCCCTGGTTCTGGTTCTCTTAATATTTTTTGGGCAGACCTGGCATTGAACGCTACAAGCGTCAATTCTATTTTCGGTGCAAGCTCCGAAGTTCGGCCTCCGAACGTAAATCTGGTTTCAGGAATCTATTTAGGCTGCCCTGCCTAG
- a CDS encoding phage regulatory CII family protein — protein sequence MLYDEFLLQVYRIVMSIEMPKRELCKRIGKKYNTFMRELNPFDDQAKLGLKTVMDIIRVTGDRRILDLMEEELKK from the coding sequence ATGTTGTACGATGAATTTTTGCTTCAGGTGTACCGTATTGTCATGTCCATCGAAATGCCCAAGCGGGAACTCTGCAAACGTATCGGAAAAAAATACAATACGTTCATGCGCGAGTTGAACCCGTTTGACGACCAGGCAAAGCTCGGACTCAAAACCGTGATGGACATCATCAGAGTCACCGGAGACAGAAGAATTCTTGACCTGATGGAGGAAGAGCTGAAGAAGTAA
- the nrdD gene encoding anaerobic ribonucleoside-triphosphate reductase, translated as MVAGGDGVMEKLIGQGVHFERIRRITGYLVGALDRFNNAKRVEEHDRVKHMNMEPWKHRAA; from the coding sequence ATGGTGGCAGGAGGTGACGGAGTAATGGAAAAGCTCATAGGTCAGGGCGTCCACTTCGAACGTATCCGCCGGATTACCGGCTACCTTGTGGGCGCACTGGACAGGTTCAACAACGCCAAGCGTGTGGAAGAACATGACCGCGTGAAGCATATGAATATGGAGCCGTGGAAACATCGGGCTGCTTGA
- a CDS encoding DUF3560 domain-containing protein yields MPADYYERQEARRQRLEERLERAQNEAMNEHGKAMRELSQIPLGQPILVGHYSERAHRALLARSDRYMEKSVELSRKADYLSDKLNGVGCGGISSDAPDAIERLEAKLASLEEAQEIMKAANKAAGRGNPKPYESYQLSNNNANIRRVRQRIEHLKRHAADVTTRLPFEGGEIVDNVEENRVQILFDEKPSYEVRSELKGYGFRWAPRFSAWQKMRSRWAMYEAKKVCGIDD; encoded by the coding sequence ATGCCTGCTGATTACTACGAACGTCAGGAAGCCCGCCGCCAGCGCCTCGAAGAGCGTCTGGAACGTGCGCAGAATGAAGCCATGAACGAACACGGCAAGGCCATGCGTGAACTCAGTCAGATCCCCCTCGGTCAGCCCATCTTGGTCGGCCATTATTCGGAACGCGCTCATCGTGCACTGCTCGCCCGCTCTGACCGCTACATGGAAAAAAGCGTGGAGCTTTCCCGTAAGGCCGACTATCTGAGCGACAAGCTGAATGGCGTAGGCTGCGGCGGGATATCCTCCGACGCGCCGGACGCCATAGAACGCCTGGAAGCGAAACTGGCCTCACTGGAAGAAGCTCAGGAAATCATGAAGGCTGCAAACAAGGCAGCCGGACGCGGCAATCCCAAGCCCTACGAGTCCTACCAGCTCAGCAACAACAACGCGAACATCCGAAGGGTCAGGCAGCGCATCGAGCACCTGAAAAGGCACGCTGCCGATGTGACCACGCGCCTGCCATTCGAGGGCGGGGAAATCGTGGACAATGTGGAAGAAAACCGTGTCCAGATTCTCTTTGATGAAAAGCCGTCCTACGAAGTCCGGTCTGAGCTCAAGGGATACGGCTTCCGGTGGGCGCCCCGCTTCTCCGCATGGCAGAAGATGAGAAGCCGGTGGGCCATGTACGAAGCAAAGAAGGTGTGCGGCATAGACGACTAG
- the pal gene encoding peptidoglycan-associated lipoprotein Pal yields MKSLKSFGLVMVLALALGMGAGCAKKNAEVENVEAAPVASTSAVDAAAQQITDGVVYFDFDKYDIKAEYRDMLQQKAELMKQFPSIRVRIEGNCDERGTQEYNLALGERRARAAYEYMIRLGVPAEQLDIISYGKERPAVEGTGDAVWAQNRRDEFNVIAR; encoded by the coding sequence ATGAAGTCTCTGAAGTCTTTTGGCCTGGTTATGGTTCTCGCTCTGGCTCTCGGCATGGGCGCCGGCTGCGCTAAGAAGAACGCTGAAGTGGAAAACGTGGAAGCCGCTCCCGTGGCCAGCACCTCCGCTGTTGATGCCGCTGCTCAGCAGATCACCGACGGCGTCGTGTACTTCGATTTCGACAAGTACGACATCAAGGCCGAATACCGCGACATGCTCCAGCAGAAGGCCGAACTGATGAAGCAGTTCCCCTCCATCCGCGTGCGCATTGAAGGCAACTGCGACGAACGCGGCACCCAGGAATACAACCTCGCCCTCGGCGAACGTCGTGCCCGTGCTGCCTATGAATACATGATCCGCCTCGGCGTGCCCGCCGAACAGCTCGACATCATCTCCTACGGCAAGGAACGTCCCGCCGTGGAAGGCACCGGTGACGCTGTGTGGGCTCAGAACCGCCGCGACGAATTCAACGTCATCGCCCGCTAA